The Lebetimonas natsushimae genomic sequence ACTCATGGGTTTTATTATTTTTTGCAATAACAAGCGCTCCGCTTGTTTCTTTGTCTATTCTGTGAACTATCCCGAATCTTTCTTCCCCCGCAATTGTTGAGAGTGAATAATTATTTTGTTTCAGCCAGTCAACAAGGGTCGGCTCTTTCACGCTTGGTGCGGGATGGACGACAATTCCGGGAGGTTTGTTAATAATAAGCAAATCTTCATCTTCGTATAAAACAGGTATGTCAAAATCGGCTTTTTGTGTCTTTTTTTCTGTAACTTCCGGCAAAATTACTTCAATTTTGTCATTTCTTTTGAGTTTAATTCCCCCTTTTTTTGCTATGTTTTCATTTATTTTAACAAATCCTTTTTTTATCAATGCTTCAATCTGGTTTCTTGAAACATTTAATTTCTCAGTTAAAAATTTATCAAGTCTAATTTCTTTATCAGCAATGAAATTCAATAATTTTCCATTATCCATTCTACATATTCCATTTTTTTAATTATTTTATCAAAACTTGACAAAAAAATTAATTTTAATTAAAATCTCGAAAACTGCAAATAAACTACTACGCTACAAGGATATTAATGGAAAATCAAAACAGTGTTACCACTAATACTGGTAATAACAATAATCATACAAACACTAAACAAAGAACCCACATACCTGTTGAAGGCTATACTATAGAAGAACTTAGAAGTATGCCAACAGACGAGCTTATTAAAATAGCGAATGAATTGGGAGTTGAAAATCCTCAGGAGTATAAAAGACAGGATTTAATGTTTGAAATTTTAAAAACCCAGGTTGCAAAAGGCGGATATCTGCTTTTTACCGGTATTTTGGAAGTAATGCCTGACGGATATGGATTTTTAAGAAGCATTGGCGGAAATTTTGAAAATTCTGTAAATGATGTTTATGTATCACAGACTCAAATTAGAAGATTTGCTCTCAGAACCGGTGATATAGTAACAGGACAGGTTAGACCTCCGAAAGATCAGGAAAAATATTATGCCTTACTTAAAATAGAGGCCATTAACTATATGCCGCCTGATGATGCCAAAAAAAGACCTCTTTTTGACAACCTTACACCTTTATATCCAAACGAAAAAATAAAACTTGAATATGAACCGACTAAACTAACAGGAAGAGTTCTTGATTTGTTTGCACCTATCGGAAAAGGGCAGAGGGGATTAATAGTTGCGCCTCCAAGAAGTGGTAAAACGGAACTTTTAAAAGAAATAGCACACGGAGTTACAAAAAACCACCCTGAAATTGAACTTATGGTATTACTTATTGATGAAAGACCGGAAGAAGTTACAGATATGCAAAGAAGCGTAAAAGGTGAGGTTTTCAGTTCAACTTTTGACAAACCAGCCCAAAATCATGTAAGAGTTGCCGAGCTTGTAATAGAAAAAGCCAAAAGAATGGTTGAAATGGGAAAAGATGTTGTAATTTTGCTTGATTCCATTAC encodes the following:
- the rho gene encoding transcription termination factor Rho gives rise to the protein MENQNSVTTNTGNNNNHTNTKQRTHIPVEGYTIEELRSMPTDELIKIANELGVENPQEYKRQDLMFEILKTQVAKGGYLLFTGILEVMPDGYGFLRSIGGNFENSVNDVYVSQTQIRRFALRTGDIVTGQVRPPKDQEKYYALLKIEAINYMPPDDAKKRPLFDNLTPLYPNEKIKLEYEPTKLTGRVLDLFAPIGKGQRGLIVAPPRSGKTELLKEIAHGVTKNHPEIELMVLLIDERPEEVTDMQRSVKGEVFSSTFDKPAQNHVRVAELVIEKAKRMVEMGKDVVILLDSITRLARAYNTVTPASGKVLSGGVDANALHKPKRFFGAARNIEEGGSLTIIATALIDTGSKMDEVIFEEFKGTGNMEAVLSRRIADRRIYPAIDLLKSGTRKEELLLTPEELAKVWAIRNIISEMDEIEALKLMYSKMLKTKNNQEFLSVINE